The Medicago truncatula cultivar Jemalong A17 chromosome 4, MtrunA17r5.0-ANR, whole genome shotgun sequence genome includes a region encoding these proteins:
- the LOC120580191 gene encoding armadillo repeat-containing protein 7, translating to MTSMFTNNQRQQERTGRYGTSRLQYLQELVTQFQNSSEDEIKEKILANLANFAYDPYNFNFLRQLNVLELFLDCVTEPNEKIIEFGVGGICNSCVDPANATIVAGVGGIPLIIQCLSSPVRNTVNYALGALYYICNESRCLNIWFIMIISGKKLVNKLIFFVFLLSHLYKIRKNK from the exons ATGACATCCATGTTCACCAATAACCAAAGGCAACAAGAGCGGACCGGAAGATATGGTACTTCCAGATTGCAATACCTTCAG GAATTGGTGACTCAGTTTCAGAATTCATCAGAGGATG AAATTAAAGAGAAGATTTTGGCAAATTTGGCCAACTTTGCCTATGATCCTTACAATTTTAACTTCTTGCGCCAG CTAAATGTTTTGGAACTTTTCCTTGACTGCGTAACTGAACCCAATGAAAAGATTATAGAATTTGGTGTTGGAGGGATCTGCAATTCTTGTGTTG atcCAGCCAACGCTACAATTGTAGCTGGAGTTGGTGGGATTCCTCTTATCATTCAATGTTTATCAAGCCCAGTTAGGAACACT GTAAATTATGCACTCGGGGCGCTTTATTACATCTGTAATGAATCTAGATGCCTTAACATATGGTTCATTATGATCATAAGTGGAAAGAAACTTGTAAATAAACTTatcttttttgtatttctaCTTTCTCATCTAtataaaataaggaaaaataaataa
- the LOC120580190 gene encoding armadillo repeat-containing protein 7, whose translation MTSMFTNNQRQQERTGRYGTSRLQYLQELVTQFQNSSEDEIKEKILANLANFAYDPYNFNFLRQLNVLELFLDCVTEPNEKIIEFGVGGICNSCVDPANATIVAGVGGIPLIIQCLSSPVRNTINYALGALYYICNESNKEEVLKPEVIDVIKRYAAAEEVSVSFSNLAKAFLDKHLSRNY comes from the exons ATGACATCCATGTTCACCAATAACCAAAGGCAACAAGAGCGGACCGGAAGATATGGTACTTCCAGATTGCAATACCTTCAG GAATTGGTGACTCAGTTTCAGAATTCATCAGAGGATG AAATTAAAGAGAAGATTTTGGCAAATTTGGCCAACTTTGCCTATGATCCTTACAATTTTAACTTCTTGCGCCAG CTAAATGTTTTGGAACTTTTCCTTGACTGCGTAACTGAACCCAATGAAAAGATTATAGAATTTGGTGTTGGAGGGATCTGCAATTCTTGTGTTG atcCAGCCAACGCTACAATTGTAGCTGGAGTTGGTGGGATTCCTCTTATCATTCAATGTTTATCAAGCCCAGTTAGGAACACT ATAAATTATGCACTCGGGGCGCTTTATTACATCTGTAATGAATCTAACAAGGAAGAGGTTTTAAAGCCTGAAGTTATTGATGTCATCAAGAGGTATGCAGCAGCTGAAGAAGTTAGTGTGAGCTTCAGTAATCTGGCTAAAGCATTTCTTGACAAACATCTATCAAGGAACTACTAA